From the genome of Sinanaerobacter sp. ZZT-01:
CGTTAATATTTTCGGGCCGATTCTCTATTTTGTTTTTGGAAAGGAGGAAGATCAATGAAAGATATACTTTCCATAAAGGGAATATCAAAGAGTTTTGGCACTCAAAAAGTCATAGATAATCTGAATCTTTCTGTACCGGAAGGTACTGTTTTAGGGTTTATCGGGCAAAATGGTGCAGGGAAAACAACAACCATGAAAATGGCATTGGGCTTGCTGGAAGCTGATTGCGGAGAGATTAAAGTTTGTGGTAAAACCGTACGCTACGGACAGACAAAAACCAATCATTATATTGGGTATTTGCCGGATGTGCCCGAGTTTTATAACTATATGAAACCGACGGAATATCTTACTCTTTGCAGCGAGATCACAGGGCTGTCTCAATCAGAAACCAAAGTTCGAATCGATGAGCTTTTATCCATTGTCGGTCTTAATGGTGTAAAAAAACGCATTGGAGGCTTTTCCCGTGGCATGAAACAACGACTCGGAATTGCACAAGCCTTGTTGTCACGCCCCAAACTGCTCATTTGCGATGAGCCCACAAGTGCACTCGATCCTGTTGGGCGAAAAGAAATACTTGATATTCTTCAAAAAATCAAAGGCACAACGACCGTCATTTTTTCAACACATATTTTATCGGATGTAGAGCGTATTTGTGACCGTGTCGCAGTATTGCATAATGGGAACATCGCTATCAGCGGAACACTTTCCGAAATTAAAGCCATGCACGGCAAAGAACGCCTTTTGATAGAGTTTTCCAAAAAATCAGAAATGAATCAGTTTAAAACTTTTGCAACAATCAAACCGCTGCTTCCCGATATGGAAGAAAATGGGGACGAGATCATTTTGAAAGGCAAGGATATTGTCCAAATTCAACGTGTCATTATTTCTGCACTTGCAGAGACTGGATTGTGTCCAACAAAAATGGAAATCATGGAATCGTCTCTTGAAAACCTATTCTTGGAGGTGGTAATGTGAACGGATTTATTGCATTTATAAGAAAGGAATTGATAGAAAATATTCGGAATTACAGACTGCTTATTATGCTCACTATTTTCTTGCTATTTGGTTTGATGAGTCCATTGTTCGCGAAATTCACACCGCAGCTTATGGAATCCTTTATGCCAAATCTTGCAGAAGCATTTGAAGATCCTACCGCATTAG
Proteins encoded in this window:
- a CDS encoding ABC transporter ATP-binding protein — its product is MKDILSIKGISKSFGTQKVIDNLNLSVPEGTVLGFIGQNGAGKTTTMKMALGLLEADCGEIKVCGKTVRYGQTKTNHYIGYLPDVPEFYNYMKPTEYLTLCSEITGLSQSETKVRIDELLSIVGLNGVKKRIGGFSRGMKQRLGIAQALLSRPKLLICDEPTSALDPVGRKEILDILQKIKGTTTVIFSTHILSDVERICDRVAVLHNGNIAISGTLSEIKAMHGKERLLIEFSKKSEMNQFKTFATIKPLLPDMEENGDEIILKGKDIVQIQRVIISALAETGLCPTKMEIMESSLENLFLEVVM